The Thermostichus vulcanus str. 'Rupite' genome window below encodes:
- the crtH gene encoding carotenoid isomerase, which produces MSLQTSLQPTIPNCSPSSPKPPSFDALVIGSGIGGLVTATQLAAKGYRVLVLEKYLIPGGSAGYFDRPDPNGNGSYRFDVGASMIFGLGSQGTTNLLTRALAAVGQSLDSVPDPVQIAYHLPHGLNPRVHRDYERFLQELSAYFPSERAGIRRFYDAMWPIFNSLNAMELLSLEELGYLWRSFVGHPLGCLILARYLPVNVGQVARRYLRDPNLLRFIDMECYCWSVVPADRTPMINGGMVFCDRHYGGINYPKGGVGQIAQKLVQGLEAHGGQIRYKARVRRILEERGRAIGVELTTGEKLLARKVISNATRWDTFEQLWPGSLPKAEQRWQSRYQQSPSFLSLHLGVRAEGLSGERDCHHILLEDWDSMEAEQGTIFVSIPTLLDPDLAPPGRHIVHAFTPSWMQTWQGLSPAEYQQRKQQAADRLIQRLERIWPQLGSHIELREVGTPRSHRRFLGRVNGTYGPIPSQDPWGLLGMPFNRTAIPDLYCVGDSTFPGQGLNAVAFSGFACAHRVAVDLG; this is translated from the coding sequence ATGTCTCTTCAGACCTCTTTGCAACCCACTATCCCGAATTGCTCCCCCTCCTCTCCAAAGCCACCCTCTTTCGATGCCCTTGTCATTGGTTCTGGCATTGGCGGCTTGGTCACAGCCACTCAGTTGGCGGCCAAGGGATACCGCGTGTTGGTGTTGGAAAAGTATCTGATCCCGGGGGGGAGTGCCGGTTATTTTGACCGTCCGGATCCCAATGGCAACGGCTCCTACCGCTTTGATGTCGGCGCTTCCATGATCTTTGGTTTGGGCAGCCAGGGCACCACCAACCTACTGACACGGGCGCTGGCGGCGGTGGGCCAATCGTTGGATTCTGTCCCCGACCCGGTGCAGATCGCCTATCACCTGCCCCATGGGTTGAATCCACGGGTGCATCGGGATTACGAGCGGTTTTTGCAGGAGTTGTCCGCCTATTTCCCCTCTGAGAGAGCCGGGATCCGCCGCTTTTACGATGCCATGTGGCCGATTTTCAACAGCCTGAACGCGATGGAGCTGCTCTCGTTGGAAGAGCTAGGCTACCTGTGGCGGTCGTTTGTGGGTCATCCCCTAGGCTGCTTGATCTTGGCGCGGTATTTGCCGGTGAATGTCGGTCAGGTGGCACGGCGCTACTTACGGGATCCCAATTTGCTGCGTTTTATCGACATGGAGTGCTACTGCTGGTCGGTGGTCCCGGCGGATCGCACCCCCATGATCAATGGAGGTATGGTGTTTTGCGACCGGCACTACGGCGGCATCAACTATCCGAAGGGAGGGGTGGGGCAGATTGCCCAAAAGTTGGTGCAGGGGCTGGAGGCTCATGGCGGCCAAATTCGTTACAAAGCTCGAGTACGGCGGATTCTGGAGGAACGAGGACGGGCGATTGGGGTGGAGCTAACCACTGGCGAGAAACTCTTGGCCCGTAAGGTGATTTCCAATGCTACCCGCTGGGATACCTTTGAGCAGCTGTGGCCGGGATCCCTGCCGAAGGCAGAACAACGCTGGCAAAGCCGCTATCAACAGTCCCCCAGCTTTTTAAGTTTGCACTTGGGGGTGCGGGCAGAAGGTCTTTCCGGTGAGCGGGATTGTCACCACATCCTGTTGGAAGATTGGGACTCCATGGAAGCGGAACAGGGCACAATTTTTGTCTCCATCCCTACCCTGTTGGATCCTGACCTAGCCCCCCCAGGTCGGCACATCGTGCATGCCTTTACCCCCAGTTGGATGCAGACTTGGCAAGGGCTAAGCCCAGCCGAATACCAACAGCGCAAGCAACAGGCTGCAGACCGTTTAATCCAGCGCTTGGAACGCATCTGGCCCCAGTTGGGATCCCATATCGAGCTGAGGGAAGTCGGTACCCCCCGCAGCCACCGCCGTTTTTTGGGCCGCGTCAACGGTACCTATGGCCCAATCCCCAGTCAGGATCCCTGGGGGTTGTTGGGGATGCCCTTTAACCGTACCGCGATCCCCGATTTGTACTGTGTGGGCGATAGCACCTTTCCCGGCCAGGGGCTGAATGCGGTGGCCTTCTCCGGGTTTGCCTGTGCCCATCGGGTGGCTGTGGATTTGGGGTAA
- a CDS encoding ABC transporter ATP-binding protein has product MLLSDWSTVISGARDPDWDVELRGLYKRFGDFVALDGIDLQIRRGEFFGLLGPSGCGKTTLLRILAGLEMADAGAVVIRGRPVGHLPAHKRNVNTVFQSYALFPFMTVEENVGFGLRMRGLRGETVRKKVAAALELVEIGAFAGRKPHELSGGQQQRVALARALVNEPEVLLLDEPLSALDAKLRKQLQVQLCELQRRLGMTFIFVTHDQEEALVTSDRVAVMRAGRIEQMGLIDEVYERPATAFVAEFLGASNLLQGTACGTDCVDTPLGKLKVLGIPASHEPVQLAIRPEKIQLSRTGWDLLPNQVPVRVENLIYTGAENQYLLRTAQGQHLKATALNMDNEDFGFEIGEALVAHLPPKSLIRLQPAPLPPSPMEDP; this is encoded by the coding sequence GTGTTGTTGTCTGACTGGTCAACTGTGATTTCTGGTGCTCGGGATCCCGACTGGGATGTGGAACTAAGGGGCCTCTACAAGCGTTTTGGGGATTTTGTTGCCTTGGATGGCATTGATTTGCAAATTCGCCGGGGGGAGTTTTTTGGTTTGCTCGGGCCTTCAGGATGTGGCAAAACGACCTTGCTGCGCATTTTGGCTGGTCTGGAAATGGCCGATGCCGGGGCAGTGGTGATCCGGGGTCGCCCGGTGGGGCACTTGCCGGCCCACAAGCGCAATGTCAACACTGTGTTTCAAAGTTATGCCCTCTTCCCCTTCATGACCGTCGAGGAAAATGTTGGGTTTGGCTTGCGCATGCGGGGATTACGGGGAGAGACTGTCCGTAAGAAAGTGGCGGCAGCTCTAGAGTTGGTGGAAATTGGGGCTTTTGCCGGGCGCAAACCCCATGAGTTGTCCGGTGGGCAACAGCAGCGGGTGGCTTTAGCACGGGCTTTGGTGAACGAACCGGAGGTACTGTTGCTGGATGAGCCGCTCTCGGCTTTGGATGCCAAGTTGCGCAAGCAGCTACAGGTGCAGTTGTGCGAGTTGCAGCGCCGCTTGGGGATGACGTTTATTTTTGTTACCCACGACCAAGAGGAGGCCCTGGTGACCAGCGACCGGGTGGCGGTGATGCGGGCGGGACGCATTGAGCAAATGGGCTTGATCGATGAGGTCTACGAACGTCCGGCAACGGCTTTTGTGGCGGAGTTCCTCGGGGCGAGCAACCTGCTACAGGGTACCGCCTGTGGTACCGACTGTGTGGACACCCCGTTGGGGAAGTTGAAGGTGTTGGGGATCCCGGCCAGCCATGAACCGGTGCAGCTGGCGATTCGACCGGAAAAAATTCAGCTTTCTCGCACAGGTTGGGATCTGTTGCCTAATCAAGTGCCGGTGCGGGTGGAGAACCTGATCTACACCGGGGCGGAGAACCAGTACCTGTTGCGCACAGCCCAGGGGCAGCACCTCAAGGCCACGGCTCTCAACATGGACAATGAAGACTTTGGCTTTGAAATTGGTGAAGCGCTGGTGGCCCATCTGCCCCCGAAAAGCCTCATCCGCTTGCAACCTGCTCCTCTACCACCCAGCCCTATGGAGGATCCCTAG
- a CDS encoding ABC transporter permease translates to MLTPLGELGRSLIFVGPGVLWVMFFLVLPGLLLVVYSFLSRGDFGQIQLPLTLDNYLRILGYGPLGWTPIYWQILGRSLLVAAVTTFFCVLLAYPLAFFIAAHPPRQRDLLLTLVVVPFWTNLVIRTYAWMLVLGPEGWPARLAAWIGWIPPQTALYPSWLAVYLGMVYTFLPYMVLPLYTAVERIDWRLAEAARDLYANGWQVFWRVLFPQTLPGLASGLILVGIPAFGMFVVPDLLGGSKTLLIGNVIQLQFGSSLDYPFGAALSFLVTGLTLGLIYAYSRYAGSRSLEDLV, encoded by the coding sequence ATGCTCACGCCCCTGGGAGAACTGGGGCGCAGCCTGATTTTTGTCGGGCCAGGGGTGCTGTGGGTAATGTTTTTTTTGGTGCTGCCGGGGTTGTTGCTGGTGGTGTATAGCTTCCTCAGTCGGGGGGATTTTGGCCAGATTCAACTGCCCCTGACTTTGGACAATTACCTGCGTATTCTCGGCTATGGCCCCTTGGGCTGGACCCCGATCTACTGGCAGATTTTGGGACGCAGCCTGCTGGTGGCAGCGGTAACCACCTTCTTTTGTGTGCTGTTGGCTTACCCGCTGGCCTTTTTTATTGCTGCTCACCCACCCCGGCAACGGGATCTGCTGCTGACGTTGGTGGTGGTACCCTTCTGGACGAATTTGGTGATTCGCACCTACGCCTGGATGCTGGTGTTGGGGCCAGAGGGATGGCCAGCTCGCTTGGCTGCCTGGATAGGCTGGATCCCTCCCCAAACGGCGCTTTACCCCAGTTGGCTGGCGGTTTATCTGGGCATGGTCTACACGTTTTTGCCCTACATGGTTCTGCCCCTCTACACGGCGGTGGAGCGCATCGATTGGCGGCTGGCGGAAGCAGCACGAGATCTCTATGCCAATGGTTGGCAGGTGTTTTGGCGGGTGCTCTTCCCGCAGACGTTGCCGGGGTTGGCCTCGGGGCTGATTTTGGTCGGGATCCCTGCCTTTGGCATGTTTGTGGTGCCGGATTTGCTGGGGGGGAGCAAAACCTTGCTTATCGGCAATGTGATTCAGTTGCAGTTTGGCTCTAGCCTTGACTATCCCTTTGGGGCGGCCCTGAGCTTTTTGGTGACCGGCCTGACGCTGGGGCTGATCTATGCCTACAGCCGCTATGCCGGCAGCCGCAGCCTAGAAGATCTGGTTTGA
- a CDS encoding aromatic ring-hydroxylating oxygenase subunit alpha, which yields MLVTQHPVFRRFWYPVMPLSLLREGSPQPFELLGEKIVLWLDEAGQPQAAADRCCHRSAQLSRGSVCEGHIRCPYHGWEFDGTGACVKVPQLQDPSRIPDSYRIPAYLCQTRYGYAWVCLHPQPLRGIPVIPEAEDPRYRLIHEFYERWECASLRICENEFDAAHISFVHQYTFGSKEDLVPSQFEIEELDYGIRNHTVIGVTNPELQQHNLGIASAKTERTTTLIWHLPFTNHIHIRYPNGRSHVIVNTPTPINDRASQVVQFCLRNDTEAETPAAEVIRFDRAVTLEDKAILETTDPDVPLTLSAEQHMFTDKPGILMRKQLAALIKAHGSSSNQIF from the coding sequence ATGTTGGTGACTCAGCATCCTGTCTTTCGGCGCTTCTGGTACCCGGTGATGCCCCTGAGCCTGTTGAGGGAGGGATCCCCGCAACCTTTTGAACTTTTGGGGGAGAAGATTGTCCTTTGGCTGGATGAAGCCGGGCAACCGCAAGCCGCTGCGGATCGCTGTTGTCATCGATCGGCACAACTGTCTCGGGGGAGCGTCTGCGAGGGTCATATTCGCTGCCCTTACCATGGTTGGGAATTTGATGGCACGGGCGCTTGTGTCAAGGTGCCCCAATTGCAGGATCCCTCCCGTATCCCAGACAGCTATCGCATTCCCGCCTATCTCTGCCAGACCCGCTATGGCTATGCCTGGGTGTGTCTGCATCCCCAACCCCTACGCGGGATCCCGGTCATTCCGGAAGCGGAGGATCCCCGTTACCGTCTCATCCACGAGTTTTATGAGCGCTGGGAATGTGCGAGCTTGCGCATCTGTGAAAATGAGTTTGATGCCGCCCACATCAGCTTTGTGCATCAATACACCTTCGGCAGCAAGGAAGATTTAGTACCCAGCCAGTTTGAGATCGAGGAGCTGGACTACGGCATCCGCAACCACACGGTGATCGGGGTTACCAATCCAGAACTGCAGCAACACAACCTGGGCATTGCCTCCGCCAAAACCGAGCGCACCACCACCTTGATCTGGCATCTACCCTTCACCAACCACATCCACATCCGCTACCCGAATGGCCGCAGCCATGTGATTGTCAATACCCCCACCCCGATTAACGACCGCGCCTCACAGGTGGTGCAGTTTTGTCTGCGCAACGACACCGAAGCCGAGACCCCGGCGGCAGAGGTTATCCGTTTCGACCGCGCCGTTACCCTAGAAGACAAAGCCATCTTGGAAACAACGGATCCCGATGTCCCCCTTACCCTCAGCGCCGAACAGCATATGTTCACCGATAAGCCTGGGATCCTGATGCGCAAACAATTGGCTGCCCTGATCAAAGCCCACGGTTCATCCTCAAACCAGATCTTCTAG